The following proteins are encoded in a genomic region of Hyphomicrobiales bacterium:
- a CDS encoding acyltransferase family protein — protein MTTATTLKAALPAGDTGRVDWVDYAKGFCIIFVVMMHSTLGVGKAAGEEGWLHYLVEYARPFRMPDFFMIAGLFLALVIDRPWKSYLDKKVIHFVYFYLIWTFIQFGIKIPVNGAEYGYGALPFLYLETLWEPYATLWFIYMLPIMFVVTKLLKSLPWMVVFAGAALLQIAPIHTGNLIVDEFASRYVYFFAGYFFAPHIFKLAEWARNNVGLGMLGLAIWALFNGVLIFNSVSVEFGSETTVMKYGDLPLVSLLLGFAGAVGVILVSALLAKVKWMSFLRYCGQHSIVVYLAFFFPMAISRAILLKLGIISDIGTISMIVTATAVIAPLVLYWIIQKIGFGYFLFVRPAWAHLDGAKPTNKKVSLTPTA, from the coding sequence ATGACAACGGCAACAACATTAAAAGCAGCACTTCCTGCCGGTGATACAGGTCGAGTCGACTGGGTCGATTATGCCAAGGGCTTTTGTATTATTTTTGTTGTGATGATGCATTCAACGCTGGGCGTTGGCAAAGCCGCCGGTGAAGAAGGCTGGCTGCATTATTTGGTCGAGTATGCCCGCCCGTTCCGTATGCCTGATTTTTTTATGATCGCAGGTCTCTTTCTGGCACTCGTGATTGACCGTCCTTGGAAGAGCTATCTCGACAAGAAGGTCATCCATTTTGTTTATTTCTATTTGATTTGGACATTCATTCAGTTTGGCATCAAAATTCCGGTCAATGGCGCAGAATATGGGTATGGCGCTTTGCCGTTTCTATATCTTGAAACTTTGTGGGAACCCTATGCCACACTTTGGTTCATCTACATGCTGCCAATCATGTTCGTGGTCACCAAACTTTTGAAGTCATTGCCGTGGATGGTGGTTTTTGCGGGCGCCGCCCTTTTGCAAATTGCCCCCATCCATACAGGCAATTTGATCGTTGACGAATTTGCCTCGCGTTATGTCTATTTCTTTGCTGGCTACTTCTTTGCCCCTCATATCTTCAAGCTGGCAGAATGGGCACGCAATAATGTTGGGCTTGGCATGCTTGGCTTGGCTATCTGGGCCTTATTCAATGGCGTTTTGATATTCAACAGCGTGAGCGTTGAATTTGGTAGCGAAACCACGGTGATGAAATATGGTGATTTGCCCCTTGTCTCGCTACTGCTTGGTTTTGCTGGCGCTGTTGGTGTGATTTTGGTTTCGGCTCTCTTGGCAAAAGTAAAATGGATGAGCTTTCTGCGCTATTGCGGACAACATTCAATCGTTGTTTATCTCGCCTTCTTCTTTCCCATGGCAATCTCGCGCGCAATCTTGCTGAAGCTTGGTATCATTTCCGACATTGGCACAATCTCAATGATTGTAACCGCAACAGCTGTGATTGCGCCCCTAGTCCTTTACTGGATTATCCAAAAAATAGGCTTTGGTTACTTCTTGTTTGTCCGCCCTGCATGGGCGCACCTTGATGGTGCCAAACCGACCAATAAGAAAGTATCGCTGACGCCTACCGCATAA